The Toxorhynchites rutilus septentrionalis strain SRP chromosome 3, ASM2978413v1, whole genome shotgun sequence genome includes a region encoding these proteins:
- the LOC129773963 gene encoding uncharacterized protein LOC129773963: protein MLINLIERFKIIMPCGILELGVPVMVPLKLNHTNFTIDQHGWIQFDAELNNILIEDLDKFDIVDVNLKILQFQLDFNLFFHSIKTTGEYKAHGKAFGLIPFNRSGSFTFNLIGLHLDGTIKIGMNSDQVMINDFKIRLTVDLVESKFEEVFLFPLNTLIFNKIIEGLVPKLLKDYQQQVSQHLENFIKPQVNEILRGYTVQELGSLVENSSILLTSCSR, encoded by the exons ATGCTGATAAATTTGATCGAAAGGTTTAAGATCATAATGCCTTGTGGAATCCTTGAGCTAGGAGTCCCAGTGATGGTACCATTGAAGCTGAATCATACAAACTTTACAATTGATCAACACGGGTGGATTCA ATTCGACGCGGAACTCAATAATATCTTGATCGAGGATTTGGATAAATTTGATATTGTTGATGTGAACCTGAAGATATTGCAATTTCAATTAGATTTCAATTTGTTCTTTCACTCCATCAAAACCACTGGCGAATATAAGGCACATGGAAAAGCTTTTGGACTTATACCTTTCAACAGAAGTGGTAGTTTCACTTTCAACCTGATTG gcCTACATCTTGATGGCACAATCAAAATAGGAATGAATAGTGATCAAGTAATGATAAACGACTTTAAAATACGACTAACCGTCGATTTGGTTGAATCAAAGTTCGAGGAGGTATTCCTGTTCCCTTTGAACACGCTGatatttaacaaaattattgaGGGACTGGTACCTAAACTACTTAAGGATTATCAGCAGCAAGTGTCGCAACATCTGGAGAATTTTATCAAACCACAAGTGAATGAAATTCTACGAGGTTACACTGTACAAGAGTTAGGTAGTTTGGTGGAAAACAGCTCGATACTTCTAACTAGTTGTTCAAGATAA